A region of Dioscorea cayenensis subsp. rotundata cultivar TDr96_F1 chromosome 5, TDr96_F1_v2_PseudoChromosome.rev07_lg8_w22 25.fasta, whole genome shotgun sequence DNA encodes the following proteins:
- the LOC120262465 gene encoding probable phosphoribosylformylglycinamidine synthase, chloroplastic/mitochondrial isoform X1: protein MASIDEFGLLSRLEETFVELMATVGQASVIKWQFQGPRRQSLFLRKQSSQIRFHVCRRNSAVRSLKAFSSEGTPWIPRAVSSRRTQTPIAQDSDVVKQPVEIIHFYRCPLLQNSATAELLRKIQLKISSQIVGLKTEQCFNIGLSSELSSEKLEILKWLLKETYEPENLTTETFLDKEEINEDISTILIEVGPRMSFTTAWSANAVSICQACTLTEVTRMERSRRYLLYLKAGSNPLEDSQINEFVSMIHDRMTECVYPKKLTSFKSTIVPEAVSFVPVVERGRKALEEINMKMGLAFDEHDIQYYTSLFRDDIKRNPSTVELFDIAQSNSEHSRHWFFNGKLIIDGQPMNRTLMQIVKSTLKANPNNSVIGFKDNSSAIKGFAVNLLRPTKPGATSPLCRFKHDLDILFTAETHNFPCAVAPYPGAETGAGGRIRDTHATGRGSFVVASTAGYCVGNLHIEGSYAPWEDPSFVYPTNLASPLQILIDASNGASDYGNKFGEPLIQGFTRTFGMRLPNGERREWLKPIMFSGGIGQIDHSHIEKGEPDVGMLVVKIGGPAYRIGMGGGAASSMVSGQNDADLDFNAVQRGDAEMAQKLYRVVRACAEMGEDNPIISIHDQGAGGNCNVVKEIIYPKGAEIDIRAIVVGDSTLSVLEIWGAEYQEQDALLVKPESRNLLQSICERERVSMAVIGTISGSGRVVLVDKSSIEHCQSSGLPLPSPVVDLELEKVLGDMPQKCFEFKTTTPVLTPPDIAPTTTLMDSLERVLRLPSVCSKRFLTTKVDRCVTGLVAQQQTVGALQLPLADVAVIAQTHSGLTGGACAIGEQPLKSLLHAKSMARLAVGEALTNLVWAKITSLGDVKASGNWMYAAKLDGEGAAMYDAATALSEAMIELGIAIDGGKDSLSMAAHAGGEIVKAPGNLVISTYATCPDITLTVTPDLKLGDDDVGFLVHIDLARGKRRLGGSALLQSFNQIGDECPDLDDVSYLKKAFEAVQQLLGEKLIYAGHDISDGGLIVSILEMAFAGNCGVQLHLNSRGCSLHQLLFSEELGLILEVSSTDIHYVRGKLEKAGVYGEVIGRVTASPVIELLVDGTPQLKEEMPYLRDLWEETSFHLEGLQRLASCVKLEKEGLRSRQAPSWELSFTPEFTDDKFMLVTEKPKVAIIREEGSNGDREMSAAFYAAGFEPWDITMSDLSGKVSLDQFRGLAFVGGFSYADVLDSAKGWSASIRFNQPLLQQFHEFYNRPDTFSLGVCNGCQLMALLGWVPGADVGGSLGAGGDTSQPRFIHNESGRFECRFTSVRIGDSPAIMFKGMQGSTLGVWAAHGEGRAYFPDDAVLNQVLESSLAPLRYCDDVGGVTEVYPFNPNGSPLGVAALCSPDGRHLAMMPHPERCFMMWQFPWYPEGWNVKKKGPSPWLKMFQNAREWCS, encoded by the exons ATGGCTTCAATTGATGAATTTGGGTTACTGAGTAGGTTAGAAGAAACCTTTGT CGAGCTGATGGCCACTGTGGGACAAGCATCTGTGATAAAGTGGCAGTTTCAG GGACCACGAAGACAAAGCCTTTTTCTGCGAAAGCAATCTAGTCAAATAAGGTTCCATGTATGTCGGAGAAACTCTGCTGTCAGAAGTTTGAAAGCATTTTCCAGTGAGGGGACGCCATGGATTCCAAGAGCTGTGTCTTCAAGACGTACACAGACCCCAATAGCTCAAGATTCTGATGTAGTGAAACAACCTGTTGAAATTATACACTTCTATCGGTGTCCATTATTGCAAAACAGTGCAACTGCCGAGCTTCTCAGGAAGATTCAGCTTAAAATTTCTAGCCAAATTGTTGGGTTGAAAACGGAGCAATGTTTTAACATTGGACTGAGTTCTGAACTATCAAGTGAGAAGCTTGAAATACTCAAGTGGCTTCTAAAAGAGACATATGAGCCTGAGAACTTAACCACTGAAACCTTTCTGGATAAAGAAGAGATCAATGAAGATATCTCTACTATTTTGATTGAGGTAGGCCCACGTATGTCTTTCACCACGGCATGGTCTGCAAATGCGGTATCTATTTGCCAAGCATGCACATTGACAGAAGTGACTCGCATGGAGAGGTCAAGAAGATATCTGTTGTATTTAAAGGCTGGAAGCAATCCCCTGGAGGATAGCCAAATCAATGAGTTTGTGTCTATGATTCATGATCGAATGACAGAGTGTGTCTATCCTAAGAAGCTCACATCATTTAAATCAACCATTGTACCTGAGGCTGTTAGCTTTGTTCCAGTTGTTGAGAGAGGAAGAAAGGCTCTGGAggaaatcaatatgaaaatggGTCTTGCTTTTGATGAGCATGATATTCAGTACTATACAAGTCTCTTTAGGGATGATATAAAACGCAACCCATCAACTGTTGAGCTCTTTGATATTGCCCAATCTAATAGCGAGCATAGTAGGCATTGGTTTTTCAACGGAAAGCTTATTATAGATGGTCAGCCTATGAATAGAACCCTCATGCAGATTGTGAAGAGTACTTTGAAGGCAAATCCGAACAATTCTGTGATTGGCTTCAAAGACAACTCCAGTGCAATTAAGGGATTTGCTGTAAATCTGCTGAGGCCAACAAAACCTGGTGCCACATCTCCCTTGTGCAGATTCAAGCATGAccttgatattttatttaccgCAGAGACTCACAATTTTCCTTGTGCTGTTGCTCCTTATCCTGGTGCTGAAACTGGTGCTGGAGGTCGTATTAGGGACACACATGCAACAGGAAGGGGATCATTTGTCGTAGCTTCCACAGCTGGTTATTGTGTTGGTAACCTTCACATTGAAGGTTCATATGCTCCATGGGAAGATCCATCTTTTGTGTATCCTACGAACTTAGCATCGCCTTTGCAGATTCTAATTGATGCAAGTAATGGGGCATCAGACTATGGAAATAAATTTGGAGAGCCTTTAATCCAAGGTTTTACAAGAACATTTGGAATGAGGCTACCAAACGGCGAAAGACGTGAATGGCTGAAACCAATAATGTTCAGTGGAGGAATAGGCCAAATTGATCATTCTCATATAGAGAAGGGAGAACCAGATGTTGGAATGCTGGTTGTGAAGATTGGAGGTCCTGCATATCGAATTGGGATGGGTGGTGGTGCTGCTTCCAGCATGGTTAGCGGTCAGAATGATGCTGATTTGGATTTTAATGCTGTCCAGAGAGGAGATGCTGAGATGGCACAAAAACTGTACCGTGTTGTTCGTGCTTGTGCTGAAATGGGAGAAGACAACCCAATTATCAGCATCCATGATCAAGGTGCCGGTGGTAACTGTAATGTTGTGAAGGAGATTATTTATCCCAAAGGAGCTGAAATTGATATCCGAGCTATAGTTGTTGGTGATAGTACATTGTCAGTCCTGGAGATATGGGGTGCTGAGTATCAGGAGCAGGATGCTCTTTTGGTGAAACCTGAAAGCCGGAACTTGTTGCAGTCTATTTGTGAAAGGGAAAGGGTTTCTATGGCTGTTATTGGGACGATCAGTGGCAGTGGACGAGTTGTTTTAGTGGATAAGTCATCTATTGAGCACTGTCAATCAAGTGGACTCCCTCTTCCATCTCCAGTTGTGGATCTTGAACTTGAGAAGGTTCTTGGGGACATGCCTCAGAAATGCTTTGAATTTAAGACCACAACTCCAGTTCTTACTCCCCCAGATATTGCTCCAACAACCACATTGATGGATTCACTGGAAAGGGTCTTGAGGCTTCCCTCAGTTTGCTCAAAACGCTTCCTGACAACGAAAGTGGACAGATGTGTGACAGGTCTTGTGGCACAGCAGCAGACAGTTGGAGCCTTACAACTCCCACTTGCTGATGTAGCTGTTATTGCTCAGACGCACTCCGGTCTCACCGGTGGTGCGTGTGCCATTGGGGAGCAGCCGCTGAAGAGTCTTTTGCATGCAAAGTCAATGGCACGTTTGGCTGTTGGTGAAGCATTGACAAACCTTGTCTGGGCAAAAATTACCTCTCTTGGTGATGTCAAAGCAAGTGGGAACTGGATGTATGCAGCCAAGCTTGATGGAGAAGGTGCAGCTATGTATGATGCTGCTACAGCCCTTTCAGAAGCCATGATTGAACTTGGTATAGCAATTGATGGGGGCAAGGACAGCCTTTCTATGGCAGCTCATGCTGGTGGTGAAATTGTCAAGGCTCCTGGAAATCTTGTCATCAGTACCTATGCTACTTGCCCTGACATTACATTGACTGTTACCCCGGACTTGAAGCTTGGAGATGATGATGTAGGTTTTCTAGTGCACATTGATTTAGCCAGAGGGAAACGGCGATTAGGTGGCTCTGCTCTTCTACAGTCATTCAACCAAATCGGCGATGAGTGTCCTGATCTTGATGATGTTTCCTATCTAAAGAAGGCTTTTGAAGCTGTTCAGCAACTGCTTGGCGAAAAATTGATCTACGCTGGTCATGATATCAGTGATGGTGGACTTATAGTTAGTATCCTTGAAATGGCATTTGCGGGGAACTGTGGTGTTCAATTGCACCTAAACTCAAGGGGGTGCAGTCTTCACCAGTTACTGTTTTCAGAAGAACTTGGTCTTATTCTTGAAGTCAGCTCAACAGATATACATTATGTCAGAGGAAAGCTTGAAAAGGCTGGTGTTTATGGGGAGGTCATTGGCCGTGTTACTGCATCACCTGTAATCGAGTTATTGGTTGATGGAACACCTCAGCTGAAAGAAGAAATGCCTTATCTGAGGGACCTATGGGAGGAAACCAGTTTTCATCTTGAGGGACTTCAGAGGTTGGCCTCTTGTGTAAAACTTGAGAAAGAAGGCCTGAGAAGCAGACAGGCACCGTCATGGGAATTATCTTTCACACCTGAATTTACAGATGACAAATTCATGTTGGTGACTGAGAAGCCAAAAGTGGCCATCAttcgtgaggaaggaagcaatGGGGACAGGGAAATGTCTGCAGCATTCTATGCTGCAGGATTTGAACCTTGGGACATCACAATGTCTGACCTGAGTGGGAAAGTTTCATTGGATCAGTTCCGCGGGCTTGCATTTGTTGGAGGTTTCAGTTATGCTGATGTACTAGATTCTGCTAAAGGTTGGTCTGCATCCATAAGGTTCAACCAGCCTTTGCTACAGCAGTTTCATGAGTTCTATAATCGGCCAGATACTTTCAGCCTTGGTGTTTGTAACGGATGCCAGCTCATGGCTCTTCTTGGATGGGTACCGGGCGCTGATGTTGGTGGTTCTCTAGGTGCTGGTGGAGACACATCACAACCAAGATTCATTCACAATGAATCAGGTCGCTTTGAATGCCGTTTTACTAGTGTGAGGATTGGGGATTCTCCAGCTATCATGTTCAAGGGAATGCAGGGCAGTACACTGGGTGTTTGGGCTGCTCATGGTGAGGGTAGAGCATATTTTCCGGATGATGCTGTCTTGAATCAGGTTCTTGAGTCCAGCTTGGCTCCTTTGCGGTATTGTGACGATGTCGGTGGTGTCACTGAAGTTTATCCATTCAATCCCAATGGTTCACCACTAGGTGTTGCAGCCCTTTGTTCTCCTGATGGCAGGCACCTTGCTATGATGCCGCACCCCGAACGGTGCTTCATGATGTGGCAGTTTCCTTGGTATCCGGAGGGATGGAATGTCAAGAAGAAGGGTCCAAGTCCATGGTTGAAAATGTTTCAGAATGCACGTGAATGGTGTTCTTGA
- the LOC120262465 gene encoding probable phosphoribosylformylglycinamidine synthase, chloroplastic/mitochondrial isoform X2, which translates to MATVGQASVIKWQFQGPRRQSLFLRKQSSQIRFHVCRRNSAVRSLKAFSSEGTPWIPRAVSSRRTQTPIAQDSDVVKQPVEIIHFYRCPLLQNSATAELLRKIQLKISSQIVGLKTEQCFNIGLSSELSSEKLEILKWLLKETYEPENLTTETFLDKEEINEDISTILIEVGPRMSFTTAWSANAVSICQACTLTEVTRMERSRRYLLYLKAGSNPLEDSQINEFVSMIHDRMTECVYPKKLTSFKSTIVPEAVSFVPVVERGRKALEEINMKMGLAFDEHDIQYYTSLFRDDIKRNPSTVELFDIAQSNSEHSRHWFFNGKLIIDGQPMNRTLMQIVKSTLKANPNNSVIGFKDNSSAIKGFAVNLLRPTKPGATSPLCRFKHDLDILFTAETHNFPCAVAPYPGAETGAGGRIRDTHATGRGSFVVASTAGYCVGNLHIEGSYAPWEDPSFVYPTNLASPLQILIDASNGASDYGNKFGEPLIQGFTRTFGMRLPNGERREWLKPIMFSGGIGQIDHSHIEKGEPDVGMLVVKIGGPAYRIGMGGGAASSMVSGQNDADLDFNAVQRGDAEMAQKLYRVVRACAEMGEDNPIISIHDQGAGGNCNVVKEIIYPKGAEIDIRAIVVGDSTLSVLEIWGAEYQEQDALLVKPESRNLLQSICERERVSMAVIGTISGSGRVVLVDKSSIEHCQSSGLPLPSPVVDLELEKVLGDMPQKCFEFKTTTPVLTPPDIAPTTTLMDSLERVLRLPSVCSKRFLTTKVDRCVTGLVAQQQTVGALQLPLADVAVIAQTHSGLTGGACAIGEQPLKSLLHAKSMARLAVGEALTNLVWAKITSLGDVKASGNWMYAAKLDGEGAAMYDAATALSEAMIELGIAIDGGKDSLSMAAHAGGEIVKAPGNLVISTYATCPDITLTVTPDLKLGDDDVGFLVHIDLARGKRRLGGSALLQSFNQIGDECPDLDDVSYLKKAFEAVQQLLGEKLIYAGHDISDGGLIVSILEMAFAGNCGVQLHLNSRGCSLHQLLFSEELGLILEVSSTDIHYVRGKLEKAGVYGEVIGRVTASPVIELLVDGTPQLKEEMPYLRDLWEETSFHLEGLQRLASCVKLEKEGLRSRQAPSWELSFTPEFTDDKFMLVTEKPKVAIIREEGSNGDREMSAAFYAAGFEPWDITMSDLSGKVSLDQFRGLAFVGGFSYADVLDSAKGWSASIRFNQPLLQQFHEFYNRPDTFSLGVCNGCQLMALLGWVPGADVGGSLGAGGDTSQPRFIHNESGRFECRFTSVRIGDSPAIMFKGMQGSTLGVWAAHGEGRAYFPDDAVLNQVLESSLAPLRYCDDVGGVTEVYPFNPNGSPLGVAALCSPDGRHLAMMPHPERCFMMWQFPWYPEGWNVKKKGPSPWLKMFQNAREWCS; encoded by the exons ATGGCCACTGTGGGACAAGCATCTGTGATAAAGTGGCAGTTTCAG GGACCACGAAGACAAAGCCTTTTTCTGCGAAAGCAATCTAGTCAAATAAGGTTCCATGTATGTCGGAGAAACTCTGCTGTCAGAAGTTTGAAAGCATTTTCCAGTGAGGGGACGCCATGGATTCCAAGAGCTGTGTCTTCAAGACGTACACAGACCCCAATAGCTCAAGATTCTGATGTAGTGAAACAACCTGTTGAAATTATACACTTCTATCGGTGTCCATTATTGCAAAACAGTGCAACTGCCGAGCTTCTCAGGAAGATTCAGCTTAAAATTTCTAGCCAAATTGTTGGGTTGAAAACGGAGCAATGTTTTAACATTGGACTGAGTTCTGAACTATCAAGTGAGAAGCTTGAAATACTCAAGTGGCTTCTAAAAGAGACATATGAGCCTGAGAACTTAACCACTGAAACCTTTCTGGATAAAGAAGAGATCAATGAAGATATCTCTACTATTTTGATTGAGGTAGGCCCACGTATGTCTTTCACCACGGCATGGTCTGCAAATGCGGTATCTATTTGCCAAGCATGCACATTGACAGAAGTGACTCGCATGGAGAGGTCAAGAAGATATCTGTTGTATTTAAAGGCTGGAAGCAATCCCCTGGAGGATAGCCAAATCAATGAGTTTGTGTCTATGATTCATGATCGAATGACAGAGTGTGTCTATCCTAAGAAGCTCACATCATTTAAATCAACCATTGTACCTGAGGCTGTTAGCTTTGTTCCAGTTGTTGAGAGAGGAAGAAAGGCTCTGGAggaaatcaatatgaaaatggGTCTTGCTTTTGATGAGCATGATATTCAGTACTATACAAGTCTCTTTAGGGATGATATAAAACGCAACCCATCAACTGTTGAGCTCTTTGATATTGCCCAATCTAATAGCGAGCATAGTAGGCATTGGTTTTTCAACGGAAAGCTTATTATAGATGGTCAGCCTATGAATAGAACCCTCATGCAGATTGTGAAGAGTACTTTGAAGGCAAATCCGAACAATTCTGTGATTGGCTTCAAAGACAACTCCAGTGCAATTAAGGGATTTGCTGTAAATCTGCTGAGGCCAACAAAACCTGGTGCCACATCTCCCTTGTGCAGATTCAAGCATGAccttgatattttatttaccgCAGAGACTCACAATTTTCCTTGTGCTGTTGCTCCTTATCCTGGTGCTGAAACTGGTGCTGGAGGTCGTATTAGGGACACACATGCAACAGGAAGGGGATCATTTGTCGTAGCTTCCACAGCTGGTTATTGTGTTGGTAACCTTCACATTGAAGGTTCATATGCTCCATGGGAAGATCCATCTTTTGTGTATCCTACGAACTTAGCATCGCCTTTGCAGATTCTAATTGATGCAAGTAATGGGGCATCAGACTATGGAAATAAATTTGGAGAGCCTTTAATCCAAGGTTTTACAAGAACATTTGGAATGAGGCTACCAAACGGCGAAAGACGTGAATGGCTGAAACCAATAATGTTCAGTGGAGGAATAGGCCAAATTGATCATTCTCATATAGAGAAGGGAGAACCAGATGTTGGAATGCTGGTTGTGAAGATTGGAGGTCCTGCATATCGAATTGGGATGGGTGGTGGTGCTGCTTCCAGCATGGTTAGCGGTCAGAATGATGCTGATTTGGATTTTAATGCTGTCCAGAGAGGAGATGCTGAGATGGCACAAAAACTGTACCGTGTTGTTCGTGCTTGTGCTGAAATGGGAGAAGACAACCCAATTATCAGCATCCATGATCAAGGTGCCGGTGGTAACTGTAATGTTGTGAAGGAGATTATTTATCCCAAAGGAGCTGAAATTGATATCCGAGCTATAGTTGTTGGTGATAGTACATTGTCAGTCCTGGAGATATGGGGTGCTGAGTATCAGGAGCAGGATGCTCTTTTGGTGAAACCTGAAAGCCGGAACTTGTTGCAGTCTATTTGTGAAAGGGAAAGGGTTTCTATGGCTGTTATTGGGACGATCAGTGGCAGTGGACGAGTTGTTTTAGTGGATAAGTCATCTATTGAGCACTGTCAATCAAGTGGACTCCCTCTTCCATCTCCAGTTGTGGATCTTGAACTTGAGAAGGTTCTTGGGGACATGCCTCAGAAATGCTTTGAATTTAAGACCACAACTCCAGTTCTTACTCCCCCAGATATTGCTCCAACAACCACATTGATGGATTCACTGGAAAGGGTCTTGAGGCTTCCCTCAGTTTGCTCAAAACGCTTCCTGACAACGAAAGTGGACAGATGTGTGACAGGTCTTGTGGCACAGCAGCAGACAGTTGGAGCCTTACAACTCCCACTTGCTGATGTAGCTGTTATTGCTCAGACGCACTCCGGTCTCACCGGTGGTGCGTGTGCCATTGGGGAGCAGCCGCTGAAGAGTCTTTTGCATGCAAAGTCAATGGCACGTTTGGCTGTTGGTGAAGCATTGACAAACCTTGTCTGGGCAAAAATTACCTCTCTTGGTGATGTCAAAGCAAGTGGGAACTGGATGTATGCAGCCAAGCTTGATGGAGAAGGTGCAGCTATGTATGATGCTGCTACAGCCCTTTCAGAAGCCATGATTGAACTTGGTATAGCAATTGATGGGGGCAAGGACAGCCTTTCTATGGCAGCTCATGCTGGTGGTGAAATTGTCAAGGCTCCTGGAAATCTTGTCATCAGTACCTATGCTACTTGCCCTGACATTACATTGACTGTTACCCCGGACTTGAAGCTTGGAGATGATGATGTAGGTTTTCTAGTGCACATTGATTTAGCCAGAGGGAAACGGCGATTAGGTGGCTCTGCTCTTCTACAGTCATTCAACCAAATCGGCGATGAGTGTCCTGATCTTGATGATGTTTCCTATCTAAAGAAGGCTTTTGAAGCTGTTCAGCAACTGCTTGGCGAAAAATTGATCTACGCTGGTCATGATATCAGTGATGGTGGACTTATAGTTAGTATCCTTGAAATGGCATTTGCGGGGAACTGTGGTGTTCAATTGCACCTAAACTCAAGGGGGTGCAGTCTTCACCAGTTACTGTTTTCAGAAGAACTTGGTCTTATTCTTGAAGTCAGCTCAACAGATATACATTATGTCAGAGGAAAGCTTGAAAAGGCTGGTGTTTATGGGGAGGTCATTGGCCGTGTTACTGCATCACCTGTAATCGAGTTATTGGTTGATGGAACACCTCAGCTGAAAGAAGAAATGCCTTATCTGAGGGACCTATGGGAGGAAACCAGTTTTCATCTTGAGGGACTTCAGAGGTTGGCCTCTTGTGTAAAACTTGAGAAAGAAGGCCTGAGAAGCAGACAGGCACCGTCATGGGAATTATCTTTCACACCTGAATTTACAGATGACAAATTCATGTTGGTGACTGAGAAGCCAAAAGTGGCCATCAttcgtgaggaaggaagcaatGGGGACAGGGAAATGTCTGCAGCATTCTATGCTGCAGGATTTGAACCTTGGGACATCACAATGTCTGACCTGAGTGGGAAAGTTTCATTGGATCAGTTCCGCGGGCTTGCATTTGTTGGAGGTTTCAGTTATGCTGATGTACTAGATTCTGCTAAAGGTTGGTCTGCATCCATAAGGTTCAACCAGCCTTTGCTACAGCAGTTTCATGAGTTCTATAATCGGCCAGATACTTTCAGCCTTGGTGTTTGTAACGGATGCCAGCTCATGGCTCTTCTTGGATGGGTACCGGGCGCTGATGTTGGTGGTTCTCTAGGTGCTGGTGGAGACACATCACAACCAAGATTCATTCACAATGAATCAGGTCGCTTTGAATGCCGTTTTACTAGTGTGAGGATTGGGGATTCTCCAGCTATCATGTTCAAGGGAATGCAGGGCAGTACACTGGGTGTTTGGGCTGCTCATGGTGAGGGTAGAGCATATTTTCCGGATGATGCTGTCTTGAATCAGGTTCTTGAGTCCAGCTTGGCTCCTTTGCGGTATTGTGACGATGTCGGTGGTGTCACTGAAGTTTATCCATTCAATCCCAATGGTTCACCACTAGGTGTTGCAGCCCTTTGTTCTCCTGATGGCAGGCACCTTGCTATGATGCCGCACCCCGAACGGTGCTTCATGATGTGGCAGTTTCCTTGGTATCCGGAGGGATGGAATGTCAAGAAGAAGGGTCCAAGTCCATGGTTGAAAATGTTTCAGAATGCACGTGAATGGTGTTCTTGA